From Pseudoleptotrichia goodfellowii, a single genomic window includes:
- a CDS encoding regulatory protein RecX, which translates to MIIEKIQKNKLYLSTEEIMDVSPLIRQKYCLKVNDNIESLYDDISYEASLEKGIFLLSLKDRTKKELQMKLNEKYHNEKMVEKAVLKLAELGYIDDLNYAVSYINSRKYGKQRITYNLLQKGISKEKIEQAYMDIQEESEKDVEDEKLKKAILKNIKKEEKKLVQYLVRQGFELDKIFRKLKEYKDFDGFENFEE; encoded by the coding sequence ATGATAATAGAAAAGATACAAAAGAATAAATTGTATTTATCAACTGAAGAAATTATGGACGTAAGTCCGTTAATAAGACAAAAATACTGTTTAAAAGTAAATGACAATATTGAAAGCCTCTATGATGATATTTCATATGAGGCTTCTCTTGAAAAGGGAATATTTTTATTGTCACTAAAAGACAGGACAAAAAAAGAGCTTCAAATGAAATTAAATGAAAAATACCATAATGAAAAAATGGTCGAAAAAGCGGTATTAAAGTTAGCAGAATTGGGCTATATAGACGATCTTAATTATGCCGTGTCTTATATAAACAGCAGAAAATACGGTAAACAGAGGATAACATACAATCTTCTTCAAAAAGGAATAAGCAAGGAAAAAATAGAACAGGCATATATGGACATTCAGGAAGAATCGGAAAAAGATGTAGAAGATGAAAAGCTGAAAAAAGCGATTTTGAAAAATATAAAAAAAGAAGAAAAAAAACTCGTTCAATATCTTGTAAGACAGGGATTTGAGCTTGATAAAATATTCAGGAAATTAAAAGAATATAAAGATTTCGACGGATTTGAAAACTTTGAAGAATAG
- a CDS encoding XTP/dITP diphosphatase produces the protein MKIILATKNEGKIKEFEKLTEGMNIEVLSILDNIDFPDVVEDGKTFEENSAKKAKEIAEYTGITTVSDDSGLCVDTLNGEPGIYSARYSGENATDESNMEKLLKNLSNTEKKKRKAYFVSVVSIAFPDGSVKSFRGETEGEILFQKEGNNGFGYDPIFYSYDLKKSFGNATPEEKKSVSHRGRAFQKLKKEILEKL, from the coding sequence ATGAAAATAATTTTGGCAACAAAAAATGAAGGAAAAATAAAGGAATTTGAAAAACTGACAGAAGGAATGAATATAGAAGTATTGTCGATTTTGGATAATATAGATTTTCCTGATGTAGTGGAAGACGGGAAAACTTTTGAAGAAAATTCGGCAAAAAAAGCGAAAGAAATAGCAGAATATACAGGGATTACAACTGTTTCGGACGATTCGGGATTGTGCGTTGACACATTAAACGGCGAGCCGGGAATATATTCGGCAAGATATTCGGGAGAAAACGCAACTGATGAATCAAATATGGAAAAACTGTTGAAAAATTTATCAAATACTGAAAAAAAGAAAAGAAAAGCATATTTTGTGTCTGTTGTAAGTATTGCTTTTCCTGACGGGAGTGTGAAATCTTTCAGAGGAGAAACTGAAGGAGAAATTTTATTTCAAAAAGAAGGAAATAACGGATTCGGCTATGATCCGATATTTTACTCTTATGATTTGAAAAAATCTTTTGGAAATGCAACACCTGAGGAGAAAAAAAGCGTGAGTCATAGAGGAAGAGCTTTTCAAAAACTGAAAAAAGAAATTTTGGAGAAATTGTAG
- a CDS encoding RNA 2'-phosphotransferase — protein sequence MAKHKDENVKLGRFISYILRHHPEAVNLELDENGWADTEELINKINLSGSAIDFAKLNEIVKTNDKKRYEFSDDYKKIRACQGHSINVNLNLKPVKPPQYLYHGTALKNVEIIKKEGLRKISRQYVHLSIDYETAYNVGKRHGKPYIIKVESGKMYDNGHVFYLSKNKVWLSEDINSEYLIFE from the coding sequence ATGGCAAAACATAAAGATGAAAATGTTAAATTAGGAAGATTTATAAGTTATATACTAAGGCATCATCCTGAAGCTGTAAATCTGGAGTTGGATGAAAATGGCTGGGCAGATACCGAAGAACTTATAAATAAGATAAATCTTTCGGGTAGTGCAATAGATTTTGCTAAACTGAATGAAATTGTAAAAACCAACGATAAAAAAAGATATGAGTTCAGTGATGATTATAAAAAAATAAGGGCTTGTCAGGGACACAGTATAAATGTGAATTTGAATTTAAAGCCTGTAAAACCGCCTCAATATCTTTATCACGGTACTGCTCTGAAAAATGTAGAAATTATTAAAAAAGAAGGATTGAGAAAAATATCGAGGCAGTATGTTCATTTATCTATTGATTATGAAACTGCTTACAATGTAGGGAAAAGACACGGAAAACCTTATATAATAAAAGTCGAGTCAGGAAAAATGTATGATAACGGGCATGTATTTTATCTTTCAAAAAATAAAGTCTGGCTTAGTGAGGACATAAATAGTGAATATTTAATATTTGAATAA
- a CDS encoding DUF4912 domain-containing protein, translating into MKYLDEMTKEELINCAKKEKIFMGLSFNKEKIMKKLEKKGYKYSQAFGENIEKNHETEEKKNIIVEKIEEFAEKAAEKFEEIKEEFIDRKSQNEETAIREVEEIDFSVEGIFNYRTRSYYRNYPNKKLMRTFRKKYRKYKSDFQEEFDFNYKGIDDDQIRKREKETEINRLKFAKGAEYDGESKEDIYFDKAPLPAAYFVDEVVLMPKNPTTLYVYWEIRDDTFEKLSENKDIVDNIVIKLFKGGNEYKKIIRHERIGSHYIGDVDTNQNYEVFIGYEDKYGNFSEVAHSSEAIAPSDKLSNNLDLVWGTVKEDKNTNQIIKYVNSPVPTEENREFIELMKNPVADDDEFTVEVLERLLKVGASENLIEREVRKAKPEKLIMTGVRSS; encoded by the coding sequence ATGAAATACTTGGATGAAATGACAAAGGAAGAATTGATAAACTGTGCTAAAAAAGAGAAAATATTTATGGGGTTGTCTTTCAATAAAGAAAAAATTATGAAAAAGCTTGAAAAAAAAGGCTATAAATATAGCCAAGCTTTTGGTGAAAATATTGAAAAAAATCATGAAACAGAAGAAAAGAAAAATATCATTGTAGAAAAAATAGAGGAATTTGCAGAAAAAGCAGCTGAAAAATTTGAGGAAATTAAAGAAGAATTTATCGACAGAAAAAGTCAAAATGAGGAAACTGCAATTCGTGAAGTAGAAGAAATTGATTTTTCAGTTGAAGGGATTTTTAATTACAGAACAAGAAGTTATTACAGAAATTATCCTAATAAAAAATTAATGAGAACATTCAGAAAGAAATACAGAAAATATAAAAGCGATTTTCAGGAAGAGTTTGATTTTAACTACAAAGGAATAGATGACGATCAGATAAGAAAAAGAGAAAAAGAAACTGAAATTAACAGATTGAAGTTTGCTAAAGGTGCAGAATACGACGGAGAATCCAAAGAAGATATTTATTTTGATAAAGCTCCTTTACCGGCTGCATACTTTGTAGACGAAGTTGTTTTGATGCCTAAAAATCCTACAACTCTTTATGTTTATTGGGAAATAAGGGATGATACTTTTGAAAAATTGTCAGAAAATAAAGACATAGTTGATAATATTGTTATAAAACTGTTCAAAGGCGGAAATGAGTATAAAAAAATAATAAGACATGAAAGAATAGGATCACACTATATAGGAGATGTGGATACGAATCAGAATTATGAAGTATTTATAGGTTATGAAGATAAATACGGAAATTTCTCTGAAGTGGCACATTCTTCGGAAGCAATAGCTCCGTCGGATAAATTGTCAAATAACCTTGATTTGGTATGGGGAACAGTTAAAGAAGATAAAAATACTAATCAGATAATAAAATATGTAAATAGCCCTGTTCCTACAGAGGAAAATCGTGAGTTTATAGAACTTATGAAAAATCCTGTTGCAGATGATGACGAGTTTACAGTAGAAGTATTGGAAAGACTCTTGAAAGTAGGAGCTTCGGAAAATCTTATAGAAAGAGAAGTAAGAAAAGCAAAGCCTGAAAAACTTATAATGACAGGGGTAAGAAGTTCTTAA
- the atpC gene encoding ATP synthase F1 subunit epsilon, whose protein sequence is MATEFILKAVTPEGLVFEKPVLFVKVRTENGDIGILAKHANFVSSLGAGEMLVREKDNVETTYYLEGGFLEVRQDKVVILGEDMMEASGAEAVKLAKKAAIELAKQHKIREEQDILGTKKRIQENLRRK, encoded by the coding sequence ATGGCTACGGAATTTATATTAAAAGCGGTAACCCCTGAAGGTCTTGTTTTTGAGAAACCCGTGCTTTTTGTAAAAGTGAGAACTGAAAACGGAGATATAGGAATTCTTGCAAAACATGCGAATTTTGTATCTTCGTTAGGTGCGGGAGAAATGCTTGTTCGGGAAAAAGACAATGTGGAAACTACATATTATCTCGAAGGCGGATTTTTAGAAGTGAGACAGGATAAAGTCGTAATTTTAGGTGAAGATATGATGGAGGCAAGCGGAGCCGAAGCTGTAAAACTTGCCAAGAAAGCTGCGATTGAACTTGCAAAACAGCATAAAATAAGAGAAGAACAGGATATTTTAGGAACTAAAAAACGAATACAGGAGAATTTGAGAAGAAAATAA
- a CDS encoding tetratricopeptide repeat protein yields the protein MKKLLLVLGILSISALGFADAKSDFENAQKLAGQKKINEAVKVLEGVANSSDKAYSAKASFQLGAYYLQNNNKANAKKYLTMAWNGYDVAKEEALEASKLLYLVALQEKNVKDAEKYITWANDKTGGKDVDAVSSLIIFYFDNNMQSKGQAKYAEASRNTNKEFTSELNFNIGQYYLGKNNTAQAKKYLQDSYNQSPNAVLPAGFLLAQIALSEKNNAQAEKILLEMNSKTGSKDAEVLGMLGSYYLQVNNLTKAEDYLKKSAAANRDNTDARLLLLALYESKNDTAKANTMYNEIKSTKGINQKTLNKEIGFYFAQLGNGNAAEKYLKKSINEDKDNESKLILGQVYYGMGKKAEAVSILKEAVNNKVKGAAEVLKQVESGK from the coding sequence ATGAAAAAATTATTATTAGTATTAGGAATCTTGAGCATAAGTGCGTTGGGATTTGCCGATGCAAAATCGGATTTTGAAAATGCACAGAAATTGGCAGGGCAGAAAAAAATAAATGAAGCTGTGAAAGTTCTGGAAGGAGTTGCAAATTCTTCGGATAAAGCATATTCAGCAAAAGCAAGCTTTCAATTAGGAGCATATTATTTGCAAAATAATAATAAAGCAAATGCAAAAAAATATTTGACAATGGCATGGAACGGGTATGACGTGGCAAAAGAAGAAGCATTGGAAGCATCAAAATTATTGTATCTTGTTGCACTTCAGGAAAAAAATGTAAAAGACGCTGAAAAATATATAACTTGGGCAAATGATAAAACAGGCGGAAAAGATGTAGATGCTGTTTCAAGTTTAATAATATTCTATTTTGATAACAATATGCAATCAAAAGGTCAGGCAAAATATGCTGAAGCAAGCAGAAATACAAATAAAGAATTTACATCGGAGTTGAATTTCAACATAGGACAATATTACTTAGGAAAAAATAATACTGCACAAGCTAAAAAATACTTACAGGATTCTTACAATCAATCACCTAATGCAGTATTGCCTGCAGGATTTTTATTGGCACAAATAGCGTTATCTGAAAAAAACAATGCACAGGCTGAAAAAATCTTATTGGAAATGAACAGCAAAACAGGAAGTAAAGATGCTGAAGTGTTGGGAATGTTAGGTTCTTATTATTTACAGGTAAACAATTTGACTAAAGCTGAAGATTATTTGAAAAAATCGGCTGCAGCAAATAGAGATAACACAGATGCAAGATTATTATTATTGGCATTGTATGAATCTAAAAATGATACTGCAAAAGCAAATACAATGTACAATGAAATAAAATCTACAAAAGGAATAAATCAAAAGACATTAAATAAAGAAATCGGATTCTATTTTGCTCAATTAGGAAACGGTAATGCAGCTGAAAAATATTTGAAAAAATCTATAAATGAAGATAAAGATAACGAATCAAAATTGATATTGGGACAAGTTTATTACGGAATGGGTAAAAAAGCTGAAGCTGTTTCAATATTAAAAGAAGCTGTAAATAATAAAGTAAAAGGTGCTGCCGAAGTATTAAAACAGGTAGAATCAGGAAAATAA
- a CDS encoding YciI family protein — protein sequence MKNIFVAILTYKKPLDEVVKFRPAHLDFLDEYYNAGKFIVSGRQTPPVGGVIVAHNVTKDELESILKEDPFYKNELADFEIVEFTPAKYAEKFENFVK from the coding sequence ATGAAAAATATATTTGTAGCAATATTGACTTATAAAAAACCGTTGGATGAAGTTGTCAAATTTCGTCCGGCACACCTTGATTTTTTAGATGAATACTACAACGCAGGAAAGTTCATTGTTTCAGGTCGTCAAACTCCTCCTGTCGGTGGAGTAATAGTAGCTCACAATGTTACAAAAGACGAATTGGAATCTATTTTAAAAGAAGATCCTTTTTATAAAAATGAATTGGCAGACTTTGAAATAGTTGAATTTACTCCGGCTAAATATGCAGAAAAATTTGAAAATTTTGTAAAATAA
- the recA gene encoding recombinase RecA: protein MARKKAVEEKDDNKVQSEKERVLNLALTQIQKEFGEGSIMKLGENQKMNVKSISTGSINLDMALGIGGVPRGRIIEIYGAESSGKTTLALHVIAEAQKEGGVAAFIDAEHALDPVYAKALGVNIDELLISQPDTGEQALEIADMLVRSGAMDVIVVDSVAALVPKAEIEGEMGDQQMGLQARLMSKALRKLTANISKSSTVMIFINQIREKIGGFSFTPGPQTTTSGGRALKFFSTVRMEVKRVGSVKQGEEVIGNEVLVKVTKNKVAPPFKEARFNVMYGMGISRIGEILDAALELGVASKSGAWFSYGDERLGQGRVNVEKMLQENKELYERMEKDVLDAIRPKTEEEKEPEVVETAKPKKETAKKSAAKAEKEEVEIEE from the coding sequence ATGGCGAGAAAAAAAGCGGTAGAAGAAAAAGATGATAATAAAGTTCAGTCTGAAAAAGAAAGAGTTCTGAATTTGGCATTGACTCAGATTCAAAAAGAATTTGGTGAAGGTTCTATAATGAAACTCGGAGAAAATCAGAAAATGAACGTGAAATCCATATCTACAGGAAGTATAAATCTGGATATGGCGTTAGGTATAGGCGGAGTGCCGAGAGGAAGAATTATAGAGATTTACGGTGCCGAGTCATCAGGGAAAACAACATTGGCACTTCATGTAATAGCCGAAGCTCAAAAAGAAGGGGGAGTAGCTGCGTTTATAGATGCGGAACATGCTCTTGATCCTGTATATGCCAAAGCGTTGGGTGTAAATATAGACGAACTTTTGATTTCACAACCTGATACAGGAGAACAGGCCCTTGAAATAGCCGATATGCTCGTAAGAAGCGGAGCGATGGACGTTATAGTTGTGGATTCGGTTGCAGCACTTGTTCCCAAAGCCGAAATAGAAGGGGAAATGGGAGATCAGCAAATGGGACTGCAAGCAAGACTTATGTCCAAAGCACTCAGAAAATTGACTGCAAATATTTCAAAATCGAGTACGGTCATGATTTTCATAAATCAGATAAGAGAGAAAATCGGAGGATTTTCATTTACTCCGGGACCTCAAACTACTACTTCAGGGGGAAGAGCTTTGAAATTCTTCTCGACAGTAAGAATGGAGGTAAAAAGAGTAGGTTCGGTAAAACAGGGTGAAGAAGTTATAGGAAATGAAGTTCTTGTAAAAGTAACAAAAAACAAAGTAGCTCCTCCTTTTAAAGAAGCGAGATTTAACGTAATGTACGGAATGGGAATATCAAGAATAGGAGAAATACTTGATGCCGCATTGGAATTGGGAGTAGCTTCCAAAAGCGGTGCATGGTTCAGTTACGGCGATGAAAGACTCGGTCAGGGTAGAGTAAACGTGGAAAAAATGTTGCAGGAAAATAAAGAATTATACGAAAGAATGGAAAAAGACGTTCTTGATGCTATAAGACCTAAAACTGAAGAAGAAAAAGAGCCTGAAGTTGTAGAAACAGCAAAACCGAAAAAGGAAACCGCTAAAAAATCCGCAGCTAAAGCAGAAAAAGAAGAAGTGGAAATTGAAGAATGA
- a CDS encoding lysophospholipid acyltransferase family protein has protein sequence MRTLFYHFIIVGTFIYGTIVHYWYLLLNKGEKRYRYVCKVGKNWGKNLIWASGSQVKTLYKNGSEEEINKIRETGEAVILISNHQSNVDIPALLGYLPLEFSFIAKKEMKKWPMIGRWMRSFDCIFLDRKNVRQGMKDMKEAISKIKNGHSYVIFPEGSRSKDGTIGEFKKGSFKLATDTGARIVPITLVGTYDVQNRKSLKITPNKDIKIIVDKPLDLKELSKEEQKEVHEIVNNIIKNNFEEYKNR, from the coding sequence ATGAGAACATTATTTTACCATTTTATAATTGTAGGAACGTTTATTTACGGGACTATTGTTCATTATTGGTATTTATTACTGAATAAAGGAGAAAAAAGATACCGATATGTTTGTAAAGTGGGGAAAAATTGGGGAAAAAATCTTATTTGGGCTTCGGGAAGTCAAGTAAAAACTCTTTATAAAAACGGAAGTGAAGAAGAGATAAATAAAATAAGAGAAACAGGCGAAGCAGTGATTTTGATTTCCAATCATCAAAGTAATGTTGATATTCCTGCTCTTTTAGGTTATCTTCCGTTGGAATTTTCTTTTATTGCGAAAAAAGAAATGAAAAAATGGCCGATGATAGGTCGTTGGATGAGATCTTTCGACTGCATATTTTTGGACAGAAAAAATGTCCGTCAGGGAATGAAAGATATGAAAGAAGCCATATCGAAAATAAAAAATGGACATTCTTATGTTATATTTCCTGAAGGGAGCAGAAGTAAAGACGGAACAATAGGAGAATTTAAAAAAGGGAGCTTTAAACTGGCAACAGATACAGGAGCAAGAATAGTGCCTATAACTTTAGTAGGAACTTATGACGTACAAAACAGAAAAAGTTTAAAAATCACACCTAATAAAGATATAAAAATAATTGTAGATAAACCCCTTGATTTAAAGGAATTGTCAAAAGAAGAACAGAAAGAAGTTCATGAAATTGTAAATAACATAATAAAAAATAATTTTGAAGAGTATAAAAACAGATAA
- a CDS encoding Glu/Leu/Phe/Val family dehydrogenase yields the protein MPKETLNPFEIAQKQIKTACDRLNADPAVYEILKNPMRVLEVSFSVKMDDGTIKSFTGYRSQHNNAVGPYKGGIRFHQNVTRDEVKALSTWMTFKCSVVGIPYGGGKGGITIDPKEYSQAELERISKAYAAAISPLIGEKVDIPAPDVNTNGQIMSWMIDSYEKIAGKSTPGVFTGKPLGFGGSLARTEATGYGVNLSAKKALEKIGKSIKGATFAVQGFGNVGFYTAYYAHKSGAKIVAISNVDTAFYNENGIDMEKIIKEVEEKEFVTNNGYGKKIPHSELLELEVDVLAPCALENQITSENADRIKAKIVVEGANGPTTPEADEVLFKKGIIVVPDILANSGGVAVSYFEWVQNLQNYYWEFDEVQQKEDALLSKAFEEVWALSEKYKTDLRNASYMKSIERIAKAMKLRGWY from the coding sequence ATGCCGAAAGAAACTTTAAACCCTTTTGAAATTGCACAAAAACAAATCAAAACTGCTTGTGACAGATTGAATGCCGATCCTGCAGTATATGAAATTTTAAAAAATCCTATGAGAGTATTGGAAGTATCTTTTTCTGTAAAAATGGATGACGGAACAATAAAATCTTTTACAGGATACCGTTCTCAGCACAACAATGCCGTAGGGCCTTATAAAGGCGGAATCAGATTTCACCAAAATGTAACAAGAGATGAAGTAAAAGCATTATCCACATGGATGACTTTTAAATGTTCTGTAGTCGGGATTCCTTACGGAGGAGGGAAAGGCGGAATAACTATCGATCCTAAAGAATATTCCCAAGCCGAATTGGAAAGAATCTCCAAAGCATATGCAGCAGCTATTTCTCCTTTAATCGGGGAAAAAGTCGACATTCCTGCTCCGGACGTAAACACTAACGGACAAATAATGTCATGGATGATTGATTCTTATGAAAAAATCGCAGGAAAATCCACTCCGGGAGTTTTCACAGGTAAACCTCTGGGATTCGGAGGCTCCCTTGCAAGAACCGAAGCTACAGGTTACGGAGTAAATCTTTCAGCAAAAAAAGCACTTGAAAAAATCGGAAAAAGTATTAAAGGGGCAACTTTTGCAGTACAGGGATTTGGAAACGTAGGTTTTTACACAGCTTATTATGCTCATAAAAGCGGTGCCAAAATAGTCGCTATATCAAATGTTGATACTGCATTTTATAATGAAAACGGAATAGACATGGAAAAAATAATAAAAGAAGTTGAAGAAAAAGAATTTGTTACAAATAACGGATACGGGAAAAAAATCCCTCATAGCGAACTTCTTGAGCTTGAAGTTGACGTACTTGCTCCTTGTGCATTGGAAAATCAGATTACATCTGAAAATGCCGACAGAATTAAAGCGAAAATTGTTGTTGAAGGAGCTAACGGACCTACTACACCTGAGGCTGATGAAGTTTTATTCAAAAAAGGAATTATTGTAGTTCCTGATATTCTTGCAAATTCCGGAGGAGTTGCAGTTTCCTATTTTGAATGGGTACAAAATCTTCAAAATTATTATTGGGAATTTGATGAAGTACAACAAAAAGAAGACGCTTTACTTTCCAAAGCTTTTGAAGAAGTATGGGCTTTATCGGAAAAGTATAAAACTGATTTAAGAAACGCTTCTTACATGAAAAGTATTGAAAGAATTGCAAAAGCAATGAAATTAAGAGGTTGGTACTAA
- the dapB gene encoding 4-hydroxy-tetrahydrodipicolinate reductase, with protein MKIIVYGAGVMANYVKEAIINSGNEFEGFVDPLGKGNFETLKNENRDYDAIIDFSHFSLLEEILEAGIQKGVPVLIATTGHSKEQIEKIEKASEKIPIIRATNTSIGVNVLNEITAYATRLLKGFDIEVIEKHHNRKLDAPSGTANTLIEVINENLDEKYETVYGREGHKKRTEKEIGVHSIRAGNIVGEHTVIYSKNDEIIEIKHEALSRRIFAEGAVRAAVYLKDKKPGLYTMKDVLNIK; from the coding sequence ATGAAAATAATTGTTTACGGTGCCGGAGTAATGGCTAATTATGTAAAAGAGGCTATTATAAATTCGGGAAATGAATTTGAGGGATTTGTTGATCCTTTGGGAAAAGGTAATTTTGAAACATTGAAAAATGAAAATAGGGATTATGATGCAATTATAGATTTTTCACATTTCAGTTTGTTGGAAGAAATACTGGAAGCGGGTATTCAAAAGGGAGTGCCTGTTTTGATAGCTACGACAGGTCACAGTAAAGAGCAAATCGAGAAAATAGAAAAAGCATCGGAGAAAATACCGATAATAAGAGCAACAAATACTTCCATAGGAGTAAATGTTCTGAACGAAATTACTGCCTATGCTACAAGGCTATTAAAAGGCTTTGACATAGAAGTGATAGAAAAACATCATAACAGAAAACTGGATGCTCCGAGCGGTACGGCAAACACTCTTATTGAAGTTATAAATGAAAATCTTGATGAGAAGTATGAAACTGTTTACGGAAGAGAAGGACACAAAAAAAGAACTGAAAAAGAAATCGGTGTTCATTCAATAAGAGCAGGAAATATAGTAGGAGAACATACTGTAATATATTCAAAAAATGATGAAATAATAGAAATAAAACATGAAGCATTATCAAGAAGAATATTTGCAGAAGGTGCTGTGAGAGCCGCAGTTTATTTAAAAGATAAAAAGCCGGGATTATACACGATGAAAGACGTGTTGAATATAAAATAA
- a CDS encoding alpha/beta fold hydrolase, whose protein sequence is MFYEKDNLKLHYKVIGEGKPIILLHGLACHMKLMENCMEPVFKNKNYKRIYVDLPEMGKSEVKMDFPSSDFILESLISFIKFITDENFLLVGESYGGYIARGILAKMHERVDGMLLVCPVAVPEYGKRDLPVKNIEIFDENFLEKLDKEERRKFSELAVIADERTYKRYVEDIKEGNQVANMEFIKKLLEKYKFSFEPDELLRKIRFENPVLFIAGRQDNIVGYRDLGKLSEDYPRGSYSVIDTAGHNLQIEQPEIFECLVKDWIKRVEINLKN, encoded by the coding sequence ATGTTTTATGAAAAAGATAACCTGAAACTTCATTATAAAGTAATAGGAGAAGGTAAACCGATCATTTTACTACACGGATTAGCCTGTCATATGAAACTTATGGAAAATTGTATGGAACCTGTATTTAAAAATAAAAATTATAAAAGAATATATGTAGATTTACCAGAAATGGGAAAATCTGAAGTAAAGATGGATTTTCCAAGTTCGGACTTCATTCTGGAAAGTTTAATATCGTTTATTAAATTTATAACGGATGAGAATTTTTTATTGGTAGGAGAATCATATGGAGGATATATAGCCAGAGGAATTCTTGCTAAAATGCATGAAAGAGTAGATGGAATGCTGTTAGTTTGTCCTGTAGCAGTTCCCGAATACGGGAAAAGAGATTTACCTGTTAAAAATATTGAGATTTTTGACGAAAATTTTTTAGAAAAACTGGATAAAGAAGAAAGACGAAAATTTTCTGAACTTGCAGTAATTGCTGATGAAAGAACATACAAGAGATATGTCGAAGATATAAAAGAGGGAAATCAAGTTGCAAATATGGAATTTATAAAAAAATTGCTTGAAAAATATAAATTTTCTTTTGAGCCTGATGAACTTTTGAGGAAAATCAGATTTGAAAATCCTGTTTTATTTATTGCAGGACGACAGGATAATATTGTAGGTTACAGAGATTTAGGAAAATTGTCCGAAGATTATCCGAGAGGTTCTTATTCGGTAATTGATACAGCAGGTCATAATCTGCAGATAGAACAGCCTGAAATATTTGAGTGTCTTGTTAAGGACTGGATTAAAAGAGTGGAAATAAACTTAAAAAATTAA
- the dapD gene encoding 2,3,4,5-tetrahydropyridine-2,6-dicarboxylate N-acetyltransferase: protein MTELEKSEAIIKFIASAEKTTPVELYTDEEVADKGLCRVIGKDGLKLIIGDWKDVEEVIKNNNLKNYYLKNDRRNSGVPMLDIKNINARIEPGAIIRDKVTIGDKAVIMMGAVINIGAEIGEGTMIDMNVVLGGRAKVGKNCHIGAGAVLAGVIEPPSADPVIVEDDVVIGANAVVLEGVKIGKGSVVAAGAVVTENVPEKVVVAGMPAKIIKNVDDKTASKTGIVEDLRK from the coding sequence ATGACTGAGCTTGAAAAGTCGGAAGCAATAATAAAATTTATAGCAAGTGCCGAAAAAACAACACCGGTAGAACTTTATACGGACGAAGAAGTAGCAGATAAAGGTTTATGCAGAGTTATAGGAAAAGACGGACTTAAACTTATAATCGGAGATTGGAAAGATGTCGAAGAAGTTATTAAAAATAATAATTTGAAAAATTATTATTTGAAAAATGACAGAAGAAATTCGGGAGTTCCTATGCTTGATATAAAAAATATAAATGCAAGAATAGAGCCGGGAGCTATTATAAGGGATAAAGTTACGATAGGAGATAAAGCTGTCATTATGATGGGAGCTGTAATAAATATCGGAGCTGAAATCGGTGAAGGAACAATGATAGATATGAACGTGGTACTCGGCGGAAGGGCAAAAGTCGGTAAAAACTGTCATATCGGAGCAGGTGCTGTGTTAGCCGGAGTTATAGAGCCGCCTTCGGCAGATCCTGTAATTGTGGAAGATGATGTGGTAATAGGAGCAAATGCTGTTGTACTGGAAGGTGTAAAAATCGGAAAAGGCTCGGTTGTCGCAGCGGGAGCGGTAGTTACTGAAAATGTTCCTGAAAAAGTAGTTGTAGCGGGAATGCCTGCGAAAATTATAAAAAATGTGGACGATAAGACGGCTTCCAAAACGGGAATAGTTGAGGATTTAAGAAAATAA